One genomic segment of Hymenobacter psoromatis includes these proteins:
- a CDS encoding fumarylacetoacetate hydrolase family protein: MFLIRHGQPGHEKPGIVLDGQRYDLSPFGEDYDERFFASDGLRRLAAYLDVQRELLLPVPAAARLGPPVARPSKIVCAGLNYTDHAQEMALPLPTEPVIFLKAPSALSGPCDDIVLPPSSVKTDWEVELAVVIGRRAAYVAEADALSYVAGYVLHNDVSERAYQLERGGTWDKGKGCDTFGPLGPWLATPDELANPASLRIWLTLNNMPQQEGSTANLIFSVPYLISYVSQFMTLLPGDILSTGTPAGVGGGQQPPRYLAPGDVLELGITGLGTARQVVRAYPAATD; encoded by the coding sequence ATGTTCCTTATTCGCCACGGCCAGCCCGGCCACGAAAAGCCTGGTATCGTGCTCGACGGCCAGCGCTACGACCTCAGCCCTTTTGGGGAAGATTACGACGAGCGTTTTTTTGCCAGCGACGGCCTGCGCCGCCTGGCGGCCTACCTCGACGTGCAGCGCGAGCTGCTGCTACCCGTGCCCGCCGCCGCGCGGCTGGGGCCGCCGGTGGCCCGGCCCTCCAAAATCGTGTGCGCGGGCCTCAACTATACCGACCACGCCCAGGAAATGGCCCTACCCCTACCTACCGAACCGGTCATTTTTTTGAAAGCGCCTTCGGCTCTGAGCGGGCCTTGCGACGACATTGTGCTCCCCCCCAGCTCGGTGAAAACCGATTGGGAAGTGGAGCTAGCGGTGGTGATAGGCCGGCGGGCGGCCTACGTGGCGGAGGCCGACGCGCTGAGCTACGTGGCCGGCTACGTGCTGCACAACGATGTGAGCGAGCGCGCCTACCAGCTGGAGCGCGGCGGCACCTGGGACAAGGGCAAGGGCTGCGACACCTTCGGCCCGCTCGGCCCCTGGCTCGCTACCCCCGACGAGCTGGCCAACCCCGCCTCCCTGCGCATCTGGCTGACCCTCAACAATATGCCGCAGCAGGAAGGCAGCACCGCCAACTTAATTTTCAGCGTGCCTTACCTCATCAGTTACGTCAGCCAGTTTATGACCCTGCTGCCGGGCGACATCCTATCGACCGGCACGCCGGCCGGGGTAGGCGGCGGCCAGCAGCCCCCGCGCTACCTGGCCCCCGGCGACGTGCTGGAGCTGGGCATCACGGGCCTGGGCACGGCCCGGCAAGTGGTGCGCGCCTACCCCGCCGCCACCGACTGA